The Narcine bancroftii isolate sNarBan1 unplaced genomic scaffold, sNarBan1.hap1 Scaffold_165, whole genome shotgun sequence sequence TTGTTCCTGTTCTTCATGGGTATTATTAATCACAGCCGCAAACCTTTTCCAGAGCCACTCTTATAAGACTAAAACTTACACAAGTTGCTCAGTCTATCAAAATGCTCTCATGTTACTGATCTAAAGTAAAATTGGAGTTTAAATGCTATTAGTCAAAAAAAAGGAGATATGTCATACTTCTGATCGAAGTGCGTTGAAGCGAGCATCGGCGCTTTCAACCGTCTCCTCCACACGTTGGCTTATGGCATCAGGATCAATTGGGATCTTGTAGCTTTCAATTGCATTCCTGATTTCAAAGAGAAAGGCAGCATCGAAGAGACTTTTCCAAGATCGTCTGAGGTATCTTAGATCCCCTTTGAGAAACTGAAGAtcattgaagaggaatttctgcTTCTTAAGTTTGAATGTCAATGACGTGGAGTCAAATTCCTCAGCTTTTATTTTTTGTAGTTCCTTTTCTGAATGAATCATTAATGTTTCAAATTCATCATTATCTGTTTAAAGGAATATAATGGTGAAataatcaaaatgatcaaataatACCAGATTATATAGACTTTGACACATTGACAGGATCCTGTAATAATTACAAGTTGGGGTTATTCCAAACCACATGTAGCTTTCAGTTGTCTTACTTAGAATTCTTTTTAACTCTCAGTAAATAGTATTTTATAgtaatctggaaaataaatgaatactttccctCACCTTTTCGGAACTTCTGCAGTTCTAGATGCAGATCCTCAATCacgtttaattgagaatctgcacTTGATAAAGCGGATTCGTACTCCTCCATCAAGACATTCAAGTTCTCCTGCAGTGCAACTTCCTCGTCTCGCAAAGGGTCCTGGACATTTTGTTCCAGGAAAGTCTGAGCTGCCTCTATGGCCAAAACCAACTCTTGCTCTTTCTGGGACAACTTTTGGCGATGTTcctagaaaagaaacaatcctaGGTTCATTTTTATTGCTCCAAGTTGTCTTGGGGGAGGTAAGGTTTCTATTTATTGcatttgcaattgaaataaaatattcaagtttcccaatttattaaaaatcagggtACCAAAACACccttaaatacacacaggaaACATACTTCAAGTCCAGAAATCTAAATGGTTTTATGCTTTCGGAGGTTTAATCAACTACCTTGATCTACAATTCTTTGCTTGTGTCAAAGGATGAATCCTGCTGAGATGGAGTAGAAtatattccatatttaatttgactgacaagaaaataaatcctctccttcagtatttgtacacagtcccttccctgtcaaacagacttacttttatttaaacttaagcacattaaacttttgtcatttgaatgatctcatccttaactttcaattcagggatttaatattctttcatgaTGTAAAAGAGAACACGTGAAATCTAACGAGAGGTGACTGTGATCTAGTCAGGAGAATGTGAACtagtttgtaactgtgtaagaatgcacccttctcactgaagtaactgtggggtggatgtctatgtatatgagtgtgtcaacatttttaagagatggtggatcttcttgtcttttttcttcactggtatcactgtttccttcacgccagacttgcacatcttcgcccagtggtttgctatgCCGTAGGCTCCACATTATGAACCGTATGCGGGGCAATCATTTTGGTCACGGAGGGGTGTTGTCCGCTGCCCTTCCTACAGGTCCTGGGGgtggcacttttctgattgtattttttatagcatcaacccttccttctctttgctgtgggtgggtctgcattgatagggatttcatttgcgtccTCGTGGCTTTGAAGACTCTGGCTGTGTCAGAGTCTTTGGCCaatttcaagctatccttccctagaagagacttttgcacttcaggatgggcatattagtggatcagctaatctttcctctatatccttccatctgcattttgcagcattaaTTTTTGGTGTAGTAAGGAAGTTAGTAacagtctcatcagtctcttacacaaaaccttgaaattcattgcattcaagtctaggattagagctgagttcaaggtgagaaacaacctttgcaaatatctgctctggatcatttttctccaccccgtaagctctcagctattaaataagtcacggcctggctcccctgtccagacatgtatagaactaaccttctcctcgctgttgcatttttaaaatagcttttcactgctaaattgtacatctgctgaaacgttttaaacgattcaaccatgtcttcagcctcctgtccatcactgggtgaactgctgttgcaccagccattcatttccaggtgtactttttctcttcttccccttcagatttcagtcacttccaatccattttatagttttattcttgttctctcagACCGACCACTGCCAACATGTTCTGTCTCCGTGTTACCTGGGaggattcttaaataacttaaagatgcaagattcaaataacagaagggagtttacttactgatgccttccaccatctcaggaaactgttcacactcatacTCATGTATAGGTGCCCCCCAGTAGTGCACGACGGttaccacagtgagaagggtgtattcctagGAAGTTACAAAAGAGTTCACATGATCCTGACGAGATAACACACCCGTCTCACTGTCGTAAATGTCGTGCACCAATGTGGGGTGCATGTCTATGTGAGTATGAACATTTCCtggcatggtggaaggcatcaataagtaaaatctcttctgctatttaagaagcctcccacacagagacataacggtgactttattgtatttatctttaccaTTTGGTTCAACATCCTTTGGACTTGACAAGACTTTATTCAAGTCGCATTATTCCAAAACAAACCAGGCTGTCAAGCACACACAGGGCAATAATTTGCATACATGTTAAGCAATGCTTTACGAAAAGAAGATAACATCAATTGGTAAATGTTTAAAGATCTTTGCTCTTTTTTAACGATGAAAATCTGACTTGAGCACTGCATATTAAGGAATGACAAACGTGAAAATCTATCCCCATTTGAGTGAAAACATTCTGGGTAATTATCATTTTCACATTAGTGCTTCAAGATGCAGGTGTCCCTGCCAGGGCCCAAACTGAACGAACGGCAATATCTTTCCCAGTTAGAAGGGAGGGGAgtgtggaggggaatcagcaggTAGTAATGTTCCTACGGACCTAATGCACGTCCCTCTCCATGTCAGAAGGCTCCTCTTTGGACATATTCTTGGAGTCGAGTAGATGTCGTTCACTCCGTTGATAGAATACAGGACTAcctcagtggagagaatgaatggagggCTAATCAAGCCAACTGCTTTGCTCTGCTGTTGAGGTCCTTGGGCCCTTTGGGAATTGTGCTCATCCAGTCAAGTGCGGAGCAAAGGTTCGCCACCTACTGCTTGACAGGTAGCCTCTGATCTGTTTTAGTTATCACAGTACTCAAAGTGGCTGGTCCATGTTAGGaccacagtgagaaggagacCTGGAGTCATGTGACAAAACCCAATTGAAGTACCATTATGCAGGTTATTGGTGAACAATGCCACTTTATGTCACAGTGTGTGCGACACACTTTCCATCGGGCAGCTGATTAAATAAAGTATGGCTTTGTCCTGCTTTTGGTAGATGGACCAGATACCTGAAGAATTTGTCACTTTGTCAGAAGGATGTCAGTGGATCAACTGTGACAAGAGGTGCAAAAAAATCTAGactgaacttctccagtacttcgaatgtgatggagtctggtcctatttgtctgctgcacttggtgttcctaagtaaatcaaatagggtgaaagtgatttctgtgatggtgtcggaagaacctgatggaacatgctagaaagtgtcttaaccccaacattgttattcagaagctgaggcctaccaccactgagaatgaggagaccGTTGGTCCCTCTTTTCCTGTTTACTGTTCATGACCCAGCCGGAAGGACGACAGAGCTCAAATTTCATCAGCGGTTAattctgtctttggaatgttatttttttttctgcattgcctgCCCACTGTCCAGTGTTGTAAGATTATCAGTCTGGCACCTCATGTGCATCTGCATTCCCTATTAAACCATGGTGATGACTTGTCTTGGTTGTAATGGGAGAACTAACGATGGTAAGTAACACTTTCCTGCTGCAAATGTTAAAGGCCCATCGTACCTTTtggccactgtgattccagctgtcaatttattctgaatctatcccatttagcacaatggtgctaccacacatcagaattgagggagcccctggagaaacatGGGATGAGTCTTTCTGCTCCTGCTGTCACCAACAGTTGCCTCAACAACAGGAAAATTGTGGTAGTGAGGGGGTGTAGCCTTACTCACTCTCTTTTCCAAACCAATCCCTAGATCTGCACAAGGATCTGGCCTGGTTGAGTGGACGAACAGTGACGTTGCTACGCCAGAATTCATTCCGGTGGTGTATGCTTCCTCAACCCTTTTTGGTTGTGAATAGCTTGCATGGCCCAttcaatgggttataaagagttaATCACATGAGTGGGTGCTGGAGTTATCAAAATAGGGGAGGAGGTTCTTCCCTTTACAACATCAAGATCCACATTATCTGAGAATACAGCATTACTGAGGTGAAGAGTTTTTGTTAAGAAGCTGCCATGGTGAGATTGTTAGTGAAGGGCCTCTGTGACCATCGTCAATCACTGCCCCTTCATTAGTGAGTTAATCATATTCCCGTCATCTCTCATCACTTGCGTGACTGGGccagagcaaagaacagaaagtaggactgagttagaaagaggatctgctagatctttgaataggattgggagaagatcgtcaaaattcaattcaacatTATTTGGAAATTGTGTTAGTCATTATTTAAGTGAAATTTAGTCAGTcgcctttcatcaaatctgtactgatcagaggttctgatgaaaagtccaatccaaaatatttttacaattgttCGAATATACACTTATCCAAAACACCTGGAAGTGTTCATACCTTCAGGCCTTGCTGGTGGTCATTCAGTCTTTCGCCCATCTCAGCAAATGACCCCATCGCATCGTCCTCTTCCTCCATCTGGAAACCATCACCTAATGCGTAGAATTCGTCTTCGGTGATATGAACTCCATAGTGACCCTCGACTGCCAACCATTTCAGAAGATCACCTACTGTCTTCTTATGTTTTTGTAGGTGATCTTCTGTTGTTTCCTACAAATTGCAAAATCCTGTTAGTTTGAAGACGTGTTGTACTTTCCTGGCAGCAATTCCATATTCCCTCATCTATTTGCAAACCCTTGGGATTGAGGAGGATGTGAAACCACTTGAGTGGAAGATGCCTGTTTATAAACAGGGGCCATtccacaccatttcatcggaataTGCACATGGGCAACACGTGGTCTTGCCCAGTCTTGGATCAATACGAAAAGGATGGAAAATACTAAAGACCAGCctcctatacacacacacgggCATCGACGGAATTCCGCTTCATCATTTCCCTGCTCATGTCTCCCTAACACTGCCTTCATTTCTCGGGCCCCTTCGTCTAATCCCTCCCCTTTcatttcaaaggccttctctgcgtctaaagcaactgctactgttggcgctttactcccttctactgcatgaattaagttaataaatttacaaatattgtctgttgtgcgtctttttttaataaatccagtttggtctagatttaccattttaggtacataatctgctaatctgtttgctaatagtttagctattatcttataatctgtgttaagtaatgatattggtcgatatgatgctggtgcgagtggatctttcccttgctttggtattactgtaattattgctgttttacatgaatctggtaagctttgtgttttgtcaatctggttgattacttccaggaggggaggaattaataaatctttaaatgttttatagaattctattgggaattcatcctctcctggtgttttattatttggtagttttttttttattatctcttgtatttctactatttcaaatggttctgttaatttattttattcctctatttgtgattttggtagttcaattttagttaaaaattcatctattttgccttctttcccttcgtttttagtttggtataattgttcatagaattctctaaagttttcattgatctccgttggattatatgtgatttgtttgtcttttttccttgatgccaatacaattttcttagcttgttctgtcttaagctgctatgctaggattttgtgcgttttttcccttagttcataatatttctgttttgtcttcattatgttcttctccaccttatatgtttgtagtgtttcatattttattttttgatctgccaattctcttcttttagttgtatcttccttcattgctaattctttttctatatttactatttccctttccaactgctctgtttcctgattatagtccttcttcatcttggctacataacttattatttgccctctaatgaatgctttcattgcatcccatagtataaacttatctttcactgattccgtatttatttcaaagtacattttaatttgtctttcaatgaattctctaaaatcctgccttttaagtagcatggagtttaatttccatctatacattcttggagggatgtcctctaactctgttgtcaatatcaagggtgaatggtccgataatattctagctttatattctgtttttcttactctatcttgcttacgagctgataacagaaataggtctattcttgagtatgttttatgtctacccgaataatatgaatattccttttcctttgggtgttgtttcctccatatatccaaaagttgcatttcttgcatcgatttaattataaatttggttactttgttctttctgttaatttttttcccagttttatccatatttgaatccaaattaaggttgaaatcccctcctattaatatgttcccttgcgtatctgctatcttcaaaaaaatatcttgcataaacttttgatcttcttcgttaggtgaatatacattgagtagataccaaaactccaaatatatctgacattttatcattacatatctccctgctggatctattatttcctcttctattttaattggtacatttttactgattaatatagctactcctcttgcttttaaattatacgacgctgctgttacatgtcctacccaatctctctttaatttcttgtgctccaattcagttaaatgtgtttcttgcacaaatgttatatcaattttttcttttttcagtaaatttagcagtttcttccttttgatttggttatgtattccgttaatatttaaagtcatatagttcaacgtagccatttcaaactttgtgtatcttccctttccatttctccatcatcacctttccttcttatccatttctgttttcttgttttgaacactttataagacaacatttctaaaacatcaaacattttccttattctcctatttaaaacttctttaaccccattctcccctccccctcctgagttgccctttatctcttgttgggcaaacacatctcccctctccatttggatttgcgaattcactcgcaaatgtcaactgattttgcagtgaccgtaactcatccccacccagcccccc is a genomic window containing:
- the LOC138750547 gene encoding microtubule-actin cross-linking factor 1-like isoform X2, translated to MYALLQNKMPKSDIYKVRSKRKKDLSVLISQDDWMTLCEDSVTKPVNETTEDHLQKHKKTVGDLLKWLAVEGHYGVHITEDEFYALGDGFQMEEEDDAMGSFAEMGERLNDHQQGLKEHRQKLSQKEQELVLAIEAAQTFLEQNVQDPLRDEEVALQENLNVLMEEYESALSSADSQLNVIEDLHLELQKFRKDNDEFETLMIHSEKELQKIKAEEFDSTSLTFKLKKQKFLFNDLQFLKGDLRYLRRSWKSLFDAAFLFEIRNAIESYKIPIDPDAISQRVEETVESADARFNALRSECIGLGIRLSTKVFEQWQEKADELRLWLERVERERRMVQLEAIPNPEILQQELENIMVLQGEISEHEDGVEKLQEAAKCLLNLSNDVVPNIVQLRKTTDS
- the LOC138750547 gene encoding microtubule-actin cross-linking factor 1-like isoform X1 is translated as MYALLQNKMPKSDIYKVRSKRKKDLSVLISQDDWMTLCEDSVTKPVNETTEDHLQKHKKTVGDLLKWLAVEGHYGVHITEDEFYALGDGFQMEEEDDAMGSFAEMGERLNDHQQGLKEHRQKLSQKEQELVLAIEAAQTFLEQNVQDPLRDEEVALQENLNVLMEEYESALSSADSQLNVIEDLHLELQKFRKDNDEFETLMIHSEKELQKIKAEEFDSTSLTFKLKKQKFLFNDLQFLKGDLRYLRRSWKSLFDAAFLFEIRNAIESYKIPIDPDAISQRVEETVESADARFNALRSECIGLGIRLSTKVFEQWQEKADELRLWLERVERERRMVQLEAIPNPEILQQELENIMVLQGEISEHEDGVEKLQEAAKCLLNLSNDVVPNIVQLRKTTATIEQRFQRLRQETSEQKRTLERTNVQVEDLEDS
- the LOC138750547 gene encoding microtubule-actin cross-linking factor 1-like isoform X3; protein product: MEEEDDAMGSFAEMGERLNDHQQGLKEHRQKLSQKEQELVLAIEAAQTFLEQNVQDPLRDEEVALQENLNVLMEEYESALSSADSQLNVIEDLHLELQKFRKDNDEFETLMIHSEKELQKIKAEEFDSTSLTFKLKKQKFLFNDLQFLKGDLRYLRRSWKSLFDAAFLFEIRNAIESYKIPIDPDAISQRVEETVESADARFNALRSECIGLGIRLSTKVFEQWQEKADELRLWLERVERERRMVQLEAIPNPEILQQELENIMVLQGEISEHEDGVEKLQEAAKCLLNLSNDVVPNIVQLRKTTATIEQRFQRLRQETSEQKRTLERTNVQVEDLEDS